From Acidimicrobiales bacterium, one genomic window encodes:
- a CDS encoding DUF6605 domain-containing protein: protein MTFQTVSGYCWPQSVVPGAEVGLHLSSPGGRPVSVEIARVGAERTSVWSGSVSAGDHPTPRDASANGCAWPAASTITAGDDWASGYYEVLLTVDVDGKQRRSHAFFVVRPTADSTNTILLQLATNTWHAYNDFGGHNLYNGGTHASLQRPMARGYLFKPEGAGRRVTTTHPPDRDMNTHVGYIRMNHLSGWAGSAGWPDWEWPFLAWAERNGYGVDVITNADLEEHPTIVDRYRLLLSVGHDEYWSGPMRDTVEGFIAGGGNVAFFSGNTSLWQVRLEELVDGIATVMVGYKGQFKNDPVYGTDRIGELTSIWSDHLIGRPENEMTGVSFTRGGYHRIGKRVTNGAGGYTVYRPDHWIFEGTGIDYGDVLGAAATAVGYECDGCDYTVVDGLPHPTGSDGTPDSFQILGMVPAAHFTRTTAARPPAPHEPSEIEFLASRLFDSRDEAAVERIAHGQAMLGAYTSPGGGTVITSGSTDWAHGLAGRDEQIEQITRNILDRLG, encoded by the coding sequence GTGACCTTTCAGACCGTGTCCGGATACTGCTGGCCCCAATCCGTCGTCCCCGGCGCCGAAGTCGGTCTCCACCTCTCCTCGCCGGGTGGACGGCCCGTGTCGGTCGAGATCGCCCGGGTCGGTGCCGAACGGACATCGGTGTGGTCGGGCTCGGTTTCGGCCGGCGATCACCCGACGCCGCGCGACGCATCGGCCAACGGGTGCGCATGGCCGGCCGCATCCACCATCACCGCAGGCGACGACTGGGCGTCGGGCTACTACGAGGTGCTCCTCACGGTCGACGTCGACGGCAAGCAGCGCCGGAGCCACGCATTCTTCGTCGTCCGTCCGACCGCCGACTCGACCAACACGATCCTCCTCCAGCTGGCAACCAACACGTGGCACGCCTACAACGACTTCGGCGGCCACAACCTCTACAACGGTGGCACCCACGCCTCGCTGCAACGCCCGATGGCCCGGGGCTACCTGTTCAAGCCCGAGGGCGCCGGCCGACGGGTGACGACCACCCACCCGCCGGACCGCGACATGAACACCCATGTCGGCTACATCCGGATGAACCACCTCTCGGGCTGGGCGGGGTCGGCCGGCTGGCCCGACTGGGAGTGGCCGTTCCTGGCCTGGGCCGAACGCAACGGCTACGGCGTCGACGTGATCACCAACGCCGACCTCGAGGAGCACCCGACGATCGTCGACCGCTACCGACTCCTGCTGTCGGTCGGGCACGACGAGTACTGGTCGGGGCCGATGCGCGACACCGTCGAGGGGTTCATCGCGGGCGGTGGCAATGTCGCCTTCTTCTCGGGCAACACGTCGCTCTGGCAGGTCCGACTCGAGGAACTCGTCGACGGCATCGCCACGGTCATGGTCGGCTACAAGGGCCAGTTCAAGAACGATCCCGTCTACGGCACCGATCGCATCGGGGAGCTCACCAGCATCTGGTCGGATCATCTGATCGGCCGCCCGGAGAACGAGATGACGGGGGTGAGCTTCACCCGCGGTGGCTACCACCGCATCGGCAAGCGGGTCACCAACGGGGCGGGTGGCTACACCGTGTACCGACCCGACCACTGGATCTTCGAGGGCACCGGCATCGACTATGGCGACGTACTCGGGGCCGCGGCCACCGCCGTCGGCTACGAATGCGACGGCTGCGACTACACGGTCGTCGACGGACTCCCCCACCCGACCGGCTCCGACGGCACCCCCGACTCGTTCCAGATCCTCGGCATGGTCCCGGCCGCCCACTTCACCCGCACCACCGCGGCCCGGCCGCCCGCGCCGCACGAGCCGTCGGAGATCGAGTTCCTGGCGTCACGCCTGTTCGATTCACGAGACGAAGCCGCCGTCGAACGCATCGCCCACGGCCAGGCCATGCTCGGCGCCTACACGTCGCCCGGCGGCGGCACGGTCATCACGTCGGGTTCGACCGATTGGGCCCACGGCCTCGCCGGACGCGACGAGCAGATCGAACAGATCACGCGGAACATCCTGGACCGCCTGGGCTGA
- a CDS encoding nitroreductase family deazaflavin-dependent oxidoreductase yields the protein MSMNDFNTDVINEFRANDGKVGGGFEGANMILVHHTGARSGTERVTPLVYRPEGDGWVIFASKGGAPDNPDWYHNLKANPATTIEVGSEHVDVTATEVTGAERDRIWEAQKVEAPQFAEYEANTDRVIPLILLERR from the coding sequence ATGAGCATGAACGACTTCAACACCGATGTCATCAACGAGTTCCGGGCCAACGATGGAAAGGTCGGCGGCGGTTTCGAAGGCGCCAACATGATCCTGGTCCATCACACCGGAGCTCGCTCGGGCACCGAGCGGGTGACACCTCTCGTCTACCGCCCGGAAGGTGACGGATGGGTGATCTTCGCCTCCAAGGGCGGCGCACCCGACAACCCGGACTGGTACCACAACCTCAAGGCCAATCCGGCGACGACCATCGAGGTCGGTTCCGAACACGTCGACGTGACCGCGACCGAGGTCACCGGTGCGGAACGCGATCGGATCTGGGAGGCCCAGAAGGTCGAGGCGCCGCAGTTCGCCGAGTACGAGGCCAATACGGACAGGGTCATCCCATTGATCCTTCTCGAGCGCCGCTAG
- a CDS encoding cupin, whose translation MSGEPIDIGTHPIHLGLGATAVSEPVFTGELSWYGGYTDRHADDGAEGRLVTMHTFTGSWDVWEMHPVGSEVVLCTAGAITLHQEHTDGPTAVVTLGPGQYAINPPGTWHTADVDDTATALFITAGEGTEHRPR comes from the coding sequence ATGAGCGGCGAACCCATCGACATCGGCACCCATCCCATCCACCTCGGACTCGGCGCGACAGCGGTGAGCGAGCCCGTCTTCACCGGCGAGTTGAGCTGGTACGGTGGCTACACCGACCGCCACGCCGACGACGGCGCCGAAGGCCGACTCGTCACGATGCACACGTTCACCGGATCGTGGGACGTCTGGGAGATGCATCCGGTCGGCAGCGAGGTCGTCCTCTGCACCGCCGGCGCGATCACACTGCACCAGGAACACACCGACGGCCCCACGGCGGTCGTGACCCTCGGACCGGGGCAGTATGCGATCAACCCGCCGGGCACATGGCACACCGCCGACGTCGACGACACGGCAACCGCGCTGTTCATCACCGCAGGCGAGGGCACCGAACACCGACCCCGTTGA
- a CDS encoding ABC transporter permease encodes MKIALKELVRRPGRFATATAILTLIAILLMFLGGLLDGLIRSSTGAVDAQDADALVFSESSQASFLRSRIEPDVRATIESELGVDVGGLGVVLLGARVPGNGPRDLANVAVWGYELAPSRVPAPPPPGEAWADEILKADGVEIGMELLVGPARTPIVVTGWAENTSYNNGQAGLWTDVDTWRSVLNANRSDAALADGVFQALVVRKGDADLASGAVPDAVEGLFDGGVVALTVSEAIDAIPGVTEQQGTFNQILAVTVVIALVVVALFFALLTVERTALYGVLKAVGARSRTIFAGLVVQAVVVTAIAAFIAGVAVVVLDLLIPPGSVPLFISAGRIVSSVVLLLVAAILGCAFSLRRVLNVDPASALGSSQ; translated from the coding sequence ATGAAGATTGCACTCAAGGAGTTGGTCCGGCGCCCGGGGCGGTTCGCGACGGCGACGGCGATCCTGACGCTGATCGCGATCCTGTTGATGTTCCTGGGCGGACTGCTCGACGGGCTGATCCGCTCGTCGACGGGCGCGGTCGACGCCCAGGATGCCGACGCGCTCGTCTTCTCCGAGTCGTCGCAGGCGTCGTTCCTCCGCAGCAGGATCGAGCCCGATGTCCGGGCGACGATCGAGTCCGAACTCGGCGTCGACGTGGGCGGACTCGGTGTCGTGCTGTTGGGCGCGCGGGTTCCCGGCAACGGTCCACGCGACCTCGCGAACGTCGCCGTGTGGGGCTACGAGCTCGCTCCCAGTCGAGTGCCTGCACCTCCGCCGCCGGGCGAGGCGTGGGCCGACGAGATCCTCAAGGCCGACGGTGTCGAGATCGGGATGGAGTTGCTCGTCGGGCCTGCCCGCACGCCGATCGTCGTCACGGGATGGGCGGAGAACACCTCCTACAACAATGGGCAGGCCGGGCTCTGGACCGATGTCGACACATGGCGGTCGGTGTTGAACGCGAATCGTTCCGACGCCGCACTCGCCGACGGTGTCTTCCAGGCGCTGGTCGTGCGCAAGGGCGATGCCGATCTCGCTTCCGGTGCCGTGCCCGACGCCGTCGAGGGCCTGTTCGACGGTGGGGTCGTCGCCCTCACCGTGTCCGAGGCGATCGACGCGATTCCGGGAGTGACCGAACAACAGGGGACCTTCAACCAGATCCTCGCCGTGACGGTCGTGATCGCGCTGGTCGTCGTGGCGCTGTTCTTCGCGTTGTTGACCGTCGAGCGCACCGCGCTCTACGGCGTCCTCAAGGCGGTCGGGGCGCGTTCGCGCACGATCTTCGCCGGGCTGGTGGTCCAGGCCGTCGTGGTGACGGCGATCGCCGCGTTCATCGCCGGTGTCGCGGTGGTCGTGCTCGACCTGCTGATTCCGCCCGGCTCGGTTCCGCTGTTCATCTCCGCCGGTCGGATCGTCAGCAGCGTCGTGCTCCTGCTCGTCGCCGCGATCCTCGGCTGCGCGTTCTCACTGCGTCGGGTACTCAACGTCGACCCGGCTTCTGCTCTCGGGAGTTCCCAATGA
- a CDS encoding DUF2461 domain-containing protein encodes MAFTGWPIEAIEFFERLEDDNTKAFWSEHKHVYDEAVKAPMEALLAELAPRFGEGKIFRPYRDVRFSKDKTPYKTNIAATMEKGAYVSLSADGLFTGTGYYMMEKDQLARFRSAIDDDTTGRRLERTIAKLEDAGLEVTAHEHLKTAPRGYPADHPRIELLRMKGCIASQSWDVDAWFDTPEPKDRIVAFLASAKPLVTWLDEHVGPAADRE; translated from the coding sequence ATGGCATTCACGGGCTGGCCGATCGAGGCGATCGAGTTCTTCGAGCGGCTCGAGGACGACAACACGAAGGCGTTCTGGAGCGAGCACAAACACGTCTATGACGAGGCCGTCAAAGCGCCCATGGAGGCGCTCCTGGCGGAGCTCGCACCACGATTCGGTGAGGGGAAGATCTTCCGGCCCTACCGGGACGTCCGTTTCAGCAAGGACAAGACTCCCTACAAGACCAACATCGCCGCGACCATGGAGAAGGGCGCCTACGTCAGCCTCTCGGCCGACGGTCTCTTCACCGGCACCGGCTACTACATGATGGAGAAGGACCAGCTCGCGAGGTTCAGGTCGGCGATCGACGACGACACGACCGGACGACGACTCGAGCGGACCATCGCGAAGCTGGAGGACGCCGGGCTCGAGGTGACCGCTCACGAACACCTGAAGACGGCACCCAGGGGCTACCCCGCCGACCATCCACGCATCGAACTGCTCCGGATGAAGGGCTGCATCGCGTCCCAGAGCTGGGATGTCGACGCCTGGTTCGACACGCCCGAGCCCAAGGATCGCATCGTCGCCTTTCTCGCGAGCGCGAAGCCGCTCGTCACCTGGCTCGACGAACACGTCGGGCCGGCGGCCGATCGGGAGTGA
- a CDS encoding pyridoxamine 5'-phosphate oxidase family protein, with protein sequence MDFDETITTVEDLREIIAPPNEVVLAKEVGELDDHCRDFIARSPFIIIASTDGAGSIDASPKGDPPGFVKVLDDTTLAIPERPGNHRADTLVNLVQHPHIGVIFLIPGTRNTLRVRGSARIVRDRALLDSMAVGGKAPELAIVVDMTVAYFHCAKCIIRSKLWSAEQEAANAGRDDRLLAEAMVDHGNLPFSVDEMQAIIVNDEANRLY encoded by the coding sequence ATGGATTTCGACGAGACGATCACCACTGTCGAGGATCTCCGCGAGATCATCGCACCGCCGAACGAGGTCGTGTTGGCCAAGGAGGTCGGCGAACTCGACGACCACTGCCGCGACTTCATCGCTCGATCACCCTTCATCATCATCGCGTCGACCGATGGCGCGGGATCGATCGACGCCTCCCCGAAGGGCGACCCGCCCGGCTTCGTGAAAGTCCTCGACGACACGACACTCGCCATTCCCGAGCGTCCCGGCAATCACCGCGCCGACACGCTCGTGAACCTCGTGCAGCATCCCCACATCGGCGTGATCTTCCTCATCCCCGGCACCCGCAACACCCTGCGGGTGCGCGGTAGCGCCCGCATCGTTCGCGACCGGGCCCTCCTCGACTCCATGGCCGTCGGAGGCAAAGCCCCGGAGCTGGCCATCGTCGTCGACATGACCGTCGCGTACTTCCACTGCGCCAAGTGCATCATCCGGTCCAAGCTCTGGTCCGCCGAGCAGGAGGCCGCCAACGCGGGCCGCGACGACCGGCTCCTGGCCGAGGCCATGGTCGACCATGGAAACCTGCCCTTCTCGGTCGACGAGATGCAGGCGATCATCGTGAATGACGAAGCGAACCGCCTCTACTGA
- a CDS encoding alcohol dehydrogenase catalytic domain-containing protein: protein MTANSMQALVYTGAGELEVQTLAAPEPGPGEARIEIARCGICGTDLHMVLDGYARPGSVLGHEWSGRIIALADDVHGWAIGDRVVAAPPPACGECRSCRRGRPAVCRQRGATDYLSFRGAFAEYVIADAAHLRRIPEAVSDRAAALTEPLAVVLHALSLAEAESDDRVLVTGAGPLGLLVIAALRARGVTDITVSEPMPLRRDHAGKVGARRLIGPSDLPDPPMGEPVADPFDIVFECSGRADAAASALGQLDRAGTLVLLGTGSVSPQFNHNRMIVLELVVVGSFNYDHDGFDDALEMLASGVLPIDDIIDPVEVGLLGVAAAIRESAEGLRRGKVLVDPCSRNEDTNP from the coding sequence ATGACCGCGAACTCGATGCAGGCGCTCGTCTACACGGGCGCCGGTGAGCTGGAAGTCCAGACTCTCGCCGCACCGGAGCCTGGGCCGGGCGAAGCCCGCATCGAGATCGCACGGTGCGGCATCTGCGGGACCGATCTCCACATGGTCCTGGATGGCTACGCCCGCCCGGGCTCGGTCCTCGGACACGAGTGGTCGGGCCGCATCATCGCGCTGGCGGACGACGTGCACGGATGGGCGATCGGCGATCGCGTGGTCGCGGCACCGCCGCCGGCCTGCGGCGAATGCCGATCGTGCCGTCGAGGTCGCCCGGCGGTGTGCCGACAGCGAGGCGCGACCGACTACCTGTCGTTCCGGGGCGCATTCGCCGAGTACGTCATCGCCGACGCCGCCCACCTCCGACGCATCCCTGAAGCGGTGAGCGATCGCGCCGCCGCGCTGACCGAACCCCTGGCCGTCGTCCTTCACGCGCTCAGCCTCGCCGAGGCGGAGTCGGACGATCGCGTCCTGGTCACCGGAGCAGGGCCCCTCGGTCTGCTCGTGATCGCCGCATTGCGAGCCCGCGGTGTCACCGACATCACCGTCAGCGAGCCGATGCCGCTGCGACGGGACCACGCGGGCAAGGTTGGCGCGAGACGACTGATCGGGCCGTCAGACCTGCCGGATCCCCCGATGGGCGAGCCGGTTGCCGACCCGTTCGACATCGTGTTCGAGTGCAGCGGCCGAGCCGACGCGGCTGCCTCCGCCCTCGGTCAACTCGACCGCGCCGGCACGCTCGTCCTCCTCGGCACCGGCAGTGTGTCGCCGCAGTTCAATCACAACCGCATGATCGTGCTGGAGCTGGTCGTCGTCGGATCCTTCAACTACGACCACGACGGCTTCGATGATGCACTCGAGATGCTGGCGTCCGGCGTCCTCCCGATCGATGACATCATCGATCCCGTCGAGGTCGGACTCCTCGGCGTCGCCGCAGCCATTCGAGAGAGCGCCGAAGGTCTCCGCCGTGGCAAGGTGCTGGTCGACCCCTGCAGCCGGAATGAGGACACGAACCCGTGA
- a CDS encoding thioesterase family protein, producing MSSQLQVTHASQVTEDQIDHLGHMNVRFYGLNAAAGTRSMLKELGVPAGTSIVDLHTRHHHEQLLGTALEVRSGLVDVGRGLTIYHELRNAADDDLAATFVHVLDHPRIEAPAAPIPEHGRPRSLDLATDPIGSAPPLDVLQSLGLEARPPRLVDEEVTPATGAALIWGGPPSEDEERDWIQKGPNGERMGWATMESRLRVNRLPPLGARIQSFGATTAIERKTTRSTMWAYDLAEGDVLVAFEVVNLAFDIDARRSMLIPDDYLARERERFHPEFAPR from the coding sequence ATGTCTTCGCAACTCCAGGTGACCCACGCGAGCCAGGTCACCGAAGACCAGATCGATCACCTCGGTCACATGAATGTGCGGTTCTACGGCCTCAACGCCGCAGCCGGCACGCGCTCGATGCTGAAGGAGCTGGGCGTCCCCGCGGGGACGTCGATCGTCGACCTTCACACCCGCCATCACCACGAACAGCTGCTCGGCACTGCACTCGAGGTGCGCAGCGGACTCGTCGACGTCGGCCGCGGTCTCACCATCTATCACGAGCTCCGCAACGCAGCCGACGACGACCTCGCCGCAACCTTCGTCCACGTCCTCGACCATCCTCGGATCGAGGCGCCGGCGGCGCCCATCCCCGAGCACGGTCGACCCCGATCCCTCGACCTCGCCACCGACCCGATCGGCTCGGCGCCGCCACTCGATGTCCTCCAGTCGCTCGGGCTCGAGGCCCGGCCGCCCCGCCTCGTCGACGAGGAGGTCACCCCTGCGACCGGCGCCGCGCTGATCTGGGGCGGGCCGCCCTCGGAGGACGAGGAGCGCGACTGGATCCAGAAGGGACCGAACGGCGAGCGGATGGGATGGGCCACCATGGAGTCCCGCCTGCGCGTCAATCGGCTCCCCCCGCTGGGCGCGCGGATCCAGAGCTTCGGGGCCACCACGGCGATCGAGCGCAAGACCACCCGATCGACGATGTGGGCGTATGACCTCGCCGAGGGCGACGTGCTCGTCGCGTTCGAGGTCGTCAACCTCGCCTTCGACATCGATGCCCGGCGCTCGATGCTCATCCCCGACGACTACCTGGCCCGTGAGCGGGAGCGCTTCCATCCGGAGTTCGCCCCGCGGTAG
- a CDS encoding EthD family reductase, with translation MISMHILYPKTDDSTFDMEYYCSTHMPMLADFLGDACTGWGASKPKAGPWEAIGWCNVTSQEALDAVLGEHGAAIAGDLPNYTNVAGQLVLGDIIR, from the coding sequence ATGATCTCGATGCACATCCTGTACCCGAAGACCGACGACTCCACGTTCGACATGGAGTACTACTGCTCGACCCACATGCCGATGCTGGCCGACTTCCTCGGGGACGCGTGCACGGGGTGGGGGGCTTCGAAGCCCAAGGCCGGGCCGTGGGAAGCCATCGGCTGGTGCAACGTGACCAGTCAGGAGGCGCTCGACGCGGTTCTCGGTGAGCACGGCGCCGCGATCGCCGGCGACCTCCCGAACTACACCAACGTCGCCGGGCAGCTGGTCCTGGGCGACATCATCCGCTGA
- a CDS encoding methyltransferase domain-containing protein: protein MAEHETGQVDTGAAEVYDEFFVPALFGRFSDDIARMADIGPLDDVVDVACGTGALTRAIRARTSGRVVGVDLNPAMLAVASRADDGIEFEQADALALPFEDGAFDLATSQFGLMFVEDPAGGAREMARVARRGVIAVWGGIGDSEGYSAMQDLFRDELGDDAAASLDAPFAMGAPGVLERVVEAAGIDTPEFATVTGTGRFDSIDQWVTTEVRGWTLGDDVSPERLEQLIEAARVRLAAFGTDEGCVFGMTARVASWGA, encoded by the coding sequence ATGGCCGAACACGAGACCGGTCAGGTCGACACGGGCGCTGCCGAGGTCTACGACGAGTTCTTCGTTCCGGCGCTCTTCGGCCGGTTCAGCGACGACATCGCCCGAATGGCCGACATCGGACCGCTCGACGACGTCGTCGACGTGGCCTGTGGCACCGGTGCGCTGACGCGGGCCATCCGGGCGCGTACGTCTGGCCGCGTCGTCGGGGTCGATCTCAATCCGGCGATGTTGGCGGTGGCGAGCCGAGCCGACGACGGCATCGAGTTCGAGCAGGCGGACGCGCTGGCCCTGCCCTTCGAGGATGGGGCGTTCGATCTCGCGACGTCGCAGTTCGGCTTGATGTTCGTCGAGGATCCGGCCGGCGGCGCGCGCGAGATGGCCCGGGTCGCGAGGCGGGGTGTGATCGCGGTGTGGGGTGGGATCGGCGATTCCGAGGGCTACTCGGCGATGCAGGATCTGTTCCGAGACGAGCTCGGCGACGATGCCGCCGCCTCACTGGACGCGCCGTTCGCGATGGGTGCTCCAGGGGTGCTCGAGCGTGTCGTCGAGGCCGCCGGGATCGACACCCCCGAGTTCGCCACGGTCACGGGGACCGGTCGTTTCGACAGCATCGACCAGTGGGTGACGACCGAGGTGCGGGGTTGGACGCTCGGCGATGACGTGTCCCCTGAACGACTCGAGCAGCTCATCGAGGCTGCCCGCGTCCGGCTTGCGGCATTCGGGACCGACGAGGGATGCGTGTTCGGCATGACCGCGCGAGTCGCCTCGTGGGGTGCCTGA
- a CDS encoding ABC transporter permease has product MFLALKEMRRAKGRFGLLIAAIGMLVFLILFQQSLQNGLLTSFVGAIRNQSAPVLVYSVDGQRVIQGSIITPDLEQTVRAVDGVGDVGRVGQGTFTVLADSTPFDATILGYEDRALGAPETLVEGRYPTNPGEAVGSDADAAEGFGIGDTVVVQPGGMAITVVGLARDVQLNAGVTLFVPYGTYVDAVRSVNPDAGEPLPNVLAVRPADGTSPEQVVERINAESDDLDALTRADAADKTPGVDQVRQSFQIIFLLYGLVIPCVTGLFFLIITFQKSGALTLLRAIGAPAGRLVRSMLVQAVIIIACGFGIGLALYTPVSQQRLGGIPLRFETGAVVFWAVGLLVLGVGSSLVAARRVLAIDPIEATTGGANR; this is encoded by the coding sequence ATGTTCCTCGCCCTCAAGGAAATGCGTCGAGCCAAGGGACGCTTCGGTCTCCTGATCGCCGCGATCGGGATGCTGGTGTTCCTGATCCTGTTCCAGCAGTCGCTGCAGAACGGGCTCCTCACGTCGTTCGTGGGCGCGATCCGCAACCAGTCCGCCCCGGTGCTCGTGTACTCCGTCGACGGTCAACGCGTGATCCAGGGCAGCATCATCACCCCCGACCTCGAGCAGACGGTGCGTGCCGTCGACGGTGTCGGCGACGTCGGACGGGTCGGGCAGGGGACCTTCACCGTTCTGGCCGACTCGACGCCGTTCGACGCGACGATCCTCGGCTACGAGGACCGCGCCCTCGGTGCGCCCGAGACGCTGGTCGAGGGCCGATACCCCACGAACCCGGGTGAAGCGGTTGGCAGCGATGCCGACGCGGCCGAGGGTTTCGGCATCGGCGACACCGTCGTCGTCCAGCCGGGGGGAATGGCGATCACCGTTGTCGGTCTCGCCCGCGATGTGCAACTCAACGCCGGCGTCACCCTCTTCGTCCCCTACGGGACCTATGTCGACGCCGTCCGCTCGGTGAACCCCGACGCCGGCGAGCCGCTGCCGAACGTCTTGGCCGTCCGTCCGGCCGACGGCACCAGCCCGGAACAGGTGGTCGAGCGGATCAACGCCGAGTCCGACGATCTCGACGCGCTCACCCGCGCCGACGCGGCCGACAAGACCCCGGGCGTCGATCAGGTTCGCCAGTCGTTCCAGATCATCTTCCTGCTGTACGGCCTGGTCATCCCGTGTGTGACCGGCCTGTTCTTCCTCATCATCACGTTCCAGAAGTCGGGTGCGCTCACGCTGCTCCGGGCGATCGGTGCGCCCGCCGGCCGCCTCGTGCGTTCGATGCTCGTCCAGGCGGTGATCATCATCGCGTGCGGGTTCGGCATCGGCCTGGCGCTCTACACGCCGGTGTCGCAGCAGCGTCTCGGCGGAATCCCGCTGCGCTTCGAAACGGGCGCCGTGGTGTTCTGGGCGGTGGGTCTGTTGGTGCTCGGCGTGGGGAGTTCGTTGGTGGCGGCGCGACGAGTGCTGGCGATCGACCCCATCGAGGCGACGACGGGTGGTGCGAACCGATGA
- a CDS encoding VOC family protein encodes MTGPTLNHIAMTMDPALLDDTGRAELLDFYGEVFGWTEGDNSGERGNPLILLTGVFGHFIYLLPGDPALDAPAMDHFGMMVETEQELDEILARAEARAERDERVRIIPKGTQITRGPTHDYTLTNCYIGFGMPMLVELQHITRHEHARGD; translated from the coding sequence GTGACCGGACCGACACTGAACCACATCGCCATGACGATGGATCCGGCACTCCTCGACGACACCGGTCGGGCCGAACTGCTCGACTTCTACGGCGAGGTGTTCGGCTGGACCGAGGGTGACAACAGCGGCGAGCGAGGCAACCCGCTGATCCTCCTCACCGGAGTGTTCGGACACTTCATCTACCTGCTCCCCGGGGATCCGGCCCTCGATGCCCCCGCCATGGATCACTTCGGAATGATGGTCGAGACGGAGCAGGAACTCGACGAGATCCTCGCACGGGCCGAGGCTCGAGCCGAGCGCGACGAACGCGTCCGCATCATCCCCAAGGGCACGCAGATCACCCGCGGGCCGACGCACGACTACACGTTGACCAACTGCTACATCGGTTTCGGGATGCCCATGCTCGTCGAGCTGCAGCACATCACCCGACACGAACACGCCCGCGGCGACTGA
- a CDS encoding GNAT family protein, with product MTRDNATSTTTTNAEPRIRLRPVTPDDLDWMATMSADRALVGDHNWAGEPRDRAEIRRELAERLADDGMLSPGSGTLVVELDGETPIGEVQWRTERWGPSARSACPAIGIALLPDFRGKGHGTVAQRLVVDHLFESDESVHRVQSDTAADNPAEQRALEKVGMVVEGRVRNAEFRDGAFHDHLLYSILREEWAATRVERTRGRAAPNGLP from the coding sequence ATGACTCGCGACAACGCCACGAGCACGACGACCACCAACGCCGAGCCGCGGATCCGCTTGCGCCCGGTCACCCCCGACGACCTCGACTGGATGGCCACCATGAGCGCCGACCGAGCGCTGGTCGGCGATCACAACTGGGCCGGTGAGCCGAGAGACCGGGCCGAGATCCGCCGCGAGCTGGCCGAGCGTCTCGCCGACGACGGGATGCTGTCGCCCGGATCGGGCACCCTCGTCGTGGAACTCGACGGCGAGACCCCTATCGGCGAGGTCCAGTGGCGGACCGAACGGTGGGGGCCGTCGGCGCGCAGTGCCTGTCCGGCGATCGGGATCGCGCTGTTGCCCGACTTCCGGGGCAAGGGCCATGGCACCGTGGCGCAGCGTCTCGTGGTCGATCACCTCTTCGAGAGCGACGAGTCGGTGCACCGCGTCCAGTCCGACACCGCCGCCGACAACCCGGCCGAACAGCGAGCGCTCGAGAAGGTCGGCATGGTCGTCGAGGGCCGGGTCCGCAACGCGGAGTTCCGTGACGGCGCCTTCCACGACCACCTGCTCTACAGCATCCTGCGCGAGGAGTGGGCGGCGACTCGCGTCGAACGGACCCGAGGCCGCGCCGCGCCGAACGGTCTACCGTGA